A window of the Equus asinus isolate D_3611 breed Donkey chromosome 20, EquAss-T2T_v2, whole genome shotgun sequence genome harbors these coding sequences:
- the LOC106828996 gene encoding olfactory receptor 56A4-like produces the protein MASSSNYSTAPVSEFLLTCFPNYQNWQHWLSLPLSLLFLLATGANATLLITIWLETSLHEPIYYLLSLLSLLDVVLCLTVIPKVLDIFWFNNKSISFSACFLQMFIMNSFLTMESCTFMVMAYDRYVAICHPLRYPSIITDQFVARAAIFVVVRNALLTMPIPILSSQLRYCARNIINNCICTNLSVSKLSCDDITFSQLYQFVTGWTLLGSDLILIVLSYSFILKVVLRIKAERAVAKALSTCGSHFILILFFSTVLLVLVITNLARKRIPPDVPIMLNILHHLIPPALNPIVYGVRTKEIKQGIQKLLRRL, from the coding sequence ATGGCATCATCCAGCAACTACTCTACTGCTCCAGTCTCTGAATTCCTCCTCACCTGCTTCCCTAATTACCAGAACTGGCAGCACTGGCTGTCCTtgcccctcagcctcctcttcctcctggccacGGGAGCCAACGCCACCCTCCTTATCACCATCTGGCTGGAGACCTCTCTGCATGAGCCCATATACTACCTGctcagcctcctctctctgctggacGTTGTACTCTGCCTTACTGTTATTCCTAAGGTCTTGGATATCTTCTGGTTTAACAACAAATCCATCAgtttctcagcctgcttccttCAGATGTTTATTATGAATAGTTTTCTGACCATGGAATCCTGCACATTCATGGTCATGGcttatgaccgctatgtggccatctgccatCCACTACGATACCCGTCTATAATCACTGACCAATTTGTAGCTAGGGCTGCCATCTTTGTTGTGGTCCGCAATGCCCTTCTTACTATGCCTATACCTATACTTTCTTCCCAACTCAGATACTGTGCAAGGAACATTATCAACAACTGCATCTGTACTAACCTGTCTGTGTCCAAACTCTCCTGTGATGACATCACCTTCAGTCAGCTCTACCAGTTTGTGACAGGCTGGACCCTACTGGGCTCTGACCTCATCCTTATTGTTCTCTCCTATTCCTTTATCCTGAAAGTTGTGCTAAGGATCAAGGCTGAGCGTGCTGTGGCCAAGGCCCTGAGCACATGTGGTTCCCACTTCATCCTTATCCTCTTCTTCAGCACAGTCCTGTTGGTTCTGGTCATCACTAACCTGGCCAGGAAGAGAATTCCCCCAGATGTTCCCATCATGCTTAATATCTTGCATCACCTCATCCCCCCAGCTCTAAACCCCATTGTTTATGGTGTGAGAACAAAGGAGATCAAGCAGGGAATTCAGAAACTACTGAGAAGGTTGTAA